A genomic stretch from Actinomadura rubteroloni includes:
- a CDS encoding LuxR C-terminal-related transcriptional regulator has protein sequence MRAPVEGVRVERRGVEERRNRTVTILVGDRRGLLRAGLRESVEQSRDLALVGEAHDYAALTRAVAATAPDVLVLGQLDGRVEPARVAARLRVEHPAWSGRFLLLSDVPGQVRCVPPDRAGVLLTSCEPEDFRAAVRMLAAGYSFAAPSAGGPAHGPADAAAMTERELDVLRFLARGRTNAEISKDLSLSESTVKSHVQNLLNKLNLRNRVAVVIYAYESRLVEVGATQPELSRWPVPRDGR, from the coding sequence ATGCGAGCACCGGTGGAGGGCGTCCGCGTCGAACGGCGAGGCGTCGAGGAGCGGAGGAACCGTACGGTCACGATCCTCGTCGGCGACCGGCGCGGCCTGCTGCGGGCGGGCCTGCGCGAGAGCGTCGAACAGTCCCGTGACCTGGCGCTCGTCGGCGAGGCACACGACTACGCGGCGCTGACGCGGGCCGTGGCCGCCACCGCGCCGGACGTTCTCGTGCTCGGGCAGCTCGACGGCCGGGTCGAGCCCGCGCGGGTCGCCGCCCGGCTGCGCGTGGAGCATCCCGCCTGGTCAGGACGGTTCCTGTTGCTCAGCGACGTACCGGGGCAGGTCCGGTGCGTCCCGCCGGACCGGGCGGGCGTGCTGCTGACGAGCTGCGAACCGGAGGACTTCCGCGCCGCCGTCCGGATGCTGGCGGCGGGGTACTCGTTCGCCGCGCCGTCGGCGGGCGGTCCCGCGCACGGCCCGGCCGACGCCGCCGCCATGACCGAACGGGAACTGGACGTCCTGCGTTTTCTCGCGCGCGGCCGGACGAACGCCGAGATTTCCAAAGACCTTTCGCTGAGTGAGAGCACCGTGAAATCGCACGTGCAGAACCTGCTCAACAAACTGAATTTGCGCAACCGCGTCGCCGTGGTCATCTACGCCTACGAGAGCAGGCTCGTGGAGGTGGGCGCGACGCAGCCGGAACTGTCCCGGTGGCCGGTGCCGCGCGACGGGCGCTGA
- a CDS encoding acetyl-CoA C-acetyltransferase: MAEAYIVGAVRTPVGTKKGALKDVHPADLGAHVLKELVDRTGVDPAAVEDVIMGCVMQVGPQTLDIARTAWLSAGLPESVPGVTIDRQCGSSQQAVHFAAQGVLSGTQDLVVAAGVEQMTKVPMGSSLVAGMEFPFGEGWGERYGQQEITQFRGAQLMVEKWGLTREDLEKFALESHRRAAKAIEAGYFDREIAPIAGLSKDEGARPDTTLEKMAGLNPLREGWALTAAVASQISIGASALLIASEDAVRRHNLTPRARIHTLAVCGSDPVYMLTGPIPATEKALAKSNLKIDDIDVFEVNEAFAPVPIAWARDTGASLEKTNPNGGAIALGHPLGATGGILMTKMLHELERTGGRYGLQTMCEGGGQANATIIERV; the protein is encoded by the coding sequence GTGGCCGAGGCGTACATCGTCGGCGCGGTCCGTACCCCCGTCGGGACGAAGAAGGGCGCCCTCAAGGACGTCCATCCCGCCGACCTCGGGGCGCACGTGCTCAAGGAACTCGTCGACCGCACCGGGGTGGACCCGGCCGCCGTCGAGGACGTCATCATGGGCTGCGTCATGCAGGTCGGCCCGCAGACGCTCGACATCGCCCGCACCGCGTGGCTGTCGGCGGGGCTGCCCGAGAGCGTGCCCGGCGTCACGATCGACCGGCAGTGCGGCTCCTCCCAGCAGGCCGTCCACTTCGCCGCCCAGGGCGTGCTGTCGGGCACGCAGGACCTCGTCGTCGCGGCGGGCGTCGAGCAGATGACCAAGGTGCCGATGGGCTCCAGCCTCGTCGCCGGGATGGAGTTCCCGTTCGGCGAGGGCTGGGGCGAGCGCTACGGCCAGCAGGAGATCACCCAGTTCCGCGGCGCGCAGCTCATGGTCGAGAAGTGGGGCCTCACCCGCGAGGACCTGGAGAAGTTCGCGCTGGAGAGCCACCGCCGCGCGGCCAAGGCCATCGAGGCGGGCTACTTCGACCGCGAGATCGCCCCGATCGCCGGGCTGAGCAAGGACGAGGGCGCGCGCCCCGACACCACGCTGGAGAAGATGGCGGGCCTCAACCCGCTGCGCGAGGGCTGGGCGCTCACGGCCGCCGTCGCGTCGCAGATCTCCATCGGCGCGTCCGCGCTGCTCATCGCGTCCGAGGACGCCGTGCGCCGCCACAACCTGACGCCGCGCGCCCGCATCCACACCCTCGCGGTGTGCGGTTCGGACCCCGTCTACATGCTGACCGGGCCGATCCCCGCCACCGAGAAGGCGCTCGCCAAGAGCAACCTCAAGATCGACGACATCGACGTGTTCGAGGTCAACGAGGCGTTCGCCCCCGTCCCGATCGCGTGGGCGCGCGACACCGGCGCGTCGCTGGAGAAGACCAACCCCAACGGCGGCGCGATCGCGCTCGGGCACCCGCTCGGCGCGACCGGCGGCATTCTCATGACGAAGATGCTGCACGAGCTGGAGCGCACCGGCGGACGGTACGGCCTCCAGACGATGTGCGAGGGCGGCGGCCAGGCCAACGCCACCATCATCGAGCGCGTCTGA
- a CDS encoding amidohydrolase family protein, with product MRPAGPIDVHHHAYPPALTAALRDLGVAELAPGVPLPDWKPDDSLRLLDRAGLAGAVLSAPLPDAAFARPSGPLVRAVNEGTAGLAEDRPGRFGALACLPLDDPDGTLLEIGFALDVLGMDGVVLPASLPDGRTLADVSLVPVFDELDRRGAVALVHPNPSVACRCAGPSVPPPLVDFVLDTTRAVAGLVFGGTLRRCPRLKLIVAHAGGAVPYLARRFALAGTWVLAGDVHAAPDAVDAALHGLYYDTAQSASPAVIECLREVTDDSHILTGTDFPFMTDEVVVAAGFPSSGRDGAAELFPRLAR from the coding sequence ATGCGCCCGGCCGGCCCGATCGACGTCCACCACCACGCCTATCCCCCGGCGCTGACCGCCGCGCTGCGCGATCTCGGCGTGGCCGAGCTGGCGCCCGGCGTGCCGCTGCCGGACTGGAAGCCCGACGACTCGCTGCGCCTGCTGGACCGCGCCGGGCTCGCCGGGGCCGTGCTGTCGGCGCCGCTGCCGGACGCGGCGTTCGCGCGGCCGTCCGGGCCGCTCGTGCGCGCGGTCAACGAGGGCACGGCGGGCCTGGCGGAGGACCGTCCCGGCCGGTTCGGCGCGCTGGCCTGCCTGCCGCTGGACGACCCCGACGGCACGCTGCTGGAGATCGGCTTCGCGCTGGACGTCCTCGGCATGGACGGCGTCGTGCTCCCCGCCAGCCTGCCCGACGGCCGGACCCTCGCCGACGTGTCGCTCGTCCCGGTCTTCGACGAGTTGGACCGGCGCGGGGCCGTCGCGCTCGTCCACCCGAACCCGAGCGTCGCGTGCCGGTGCGCGGGGCCGTCGGTCCCGCCGCCGCTGGTGGACTTCGTGCTGGACACGACGCGCGCGGTGGCGGGCCTGGTCTTCGGCGGGACGCTGCGCCGCTGCCCGCGCCTGAAGCTGATCGTCGCGCACGCGGGCGGGGCCGTCCCGTATCTCGCGCGGCGGTTCGCGCTCGCCGGGACATGGGTGCTGGCGGGCGACGTCCACGCCGCGCCCGATGCGGTCGACGCGGCGTTGCACGGCCTGTACTACGACACCGCCCAATCCGCGTCGCCCGCGGTTATCGAATGCTTACGTGAAGTCACGGACGACTCCCACATCCTCACCGGCACCGACTTCCCGTTCATGACCGACGAGGTGGTCGTCGCGGCCGGATTCCCGTCCTCAGGCCGGGACGGCGCGGCCGAACTGTTCCCCCGGCTGGCCCGCTGA
- a CDS encoding MFS transporter, whose translation MAADQASAETGAQDMPKGRDLAVILGALMLSILLAALDQTIVSTALPTIVSDLGGLNHLSWVVTAYLLASTASTPLWGKLGDQYGRKRLFQLSIVIFLIGSALCGQAGNMAELITFRAIQGLGGGGLMVLVVAIVGDVVPPRERGRYQGLFGGVFGVASVCGPLLGGWFVDNLSWRWVFYINIPIGLVALVVIAAVLHAPTERQAHRIDYLGTLLIVGWSVALVLLTTWGGTTYGWGSFPIVGLGVLAVVLIALWAFAERRAAEPVLPLHLFTESVFTLSAAISFAVGFAMFGALTFLPIFLQVVHGVSPTLSGVHLLPMMAGLLLASIGSGQVISRTGRYRIFPVVGTPIVAVALFLLSRVDETSSTLSMSLRFALLGFGLGLVMQVLVIAVQNRVPYRDLGAATSGVTFFRQIGGSFGVAVFGSIFSNRLASNMTDLARRGELPPGFDARAVQGNARLLDKLPSNVRGHFLHAYSDAIQHVFLWAVPVAAAGFVLALFLREAPLRSTAAAPDYGEGVGGASARGSREEIERALSDLMRRDPNAREVLARLGRLAGVDLPPGSMWALCRIAREGPVAGDVLARRAGVDVEKGRPFVDRLVDGGYVTRTDAGLTVTAQGRDASERLFATRARGLARHLDGWSPEENPELTRLLEKLARTTLGDDASGRQAQAAD comes from the coding sequence ATGGCCGCGGATCAGGCGAGCGCGGAGACCGGCGCGCAGGACATGCCGAAGGGCCGCGATCTCGCGGTGATCCTCGGGGCGCTGATGCTGTCGATCCTGCTGGCGGCGCTGGACCAGACGATCGTCTCGACGGCGCTGCCCACGATCGTGAGCGATCTCGGGGGCCTGAACCACCTGTCCTGGGTGGTCACGGCGTACTTGCTGGCGTCGACGGCGTCCACGCCGCTGTGGGGCAAGCTCGGCGACCAGTACGGGCGCAAACGCCTGTTCCAGCTCTCCATCGTGATCTTCCTGATCGGGTCCGCGCTGTGCGGCCAGGCCGGGAACATGGCCGAGCTGATCACGTTCCGGGCGATCCAGGGCCTCGGCGGCGGCGGGCTGATGGTGCTGGTGGTCGCGATCGTCGGGGACGTCGTGCCGCCGCGCGAGCGCGGCCGGTACCAGGGGCTGTTCGGCGGCGTGTTCGGCGTCGCGAGCGTCTGCGGCCCGCTGCTCGGCGGCTGGTTCGTGGACAACCTGTCGTGGCGCTGGGTGTTCTACATCAACATCCCGATCGGGCTGGTCGCGCTGGTCGTCATCGCGGCGGTCCTGCACGCGCCCACCGAACGGCAGGCGCACCGCATCGACTACCTCGGCACGCTGCTCATCGTCGGCTGGTCCGTGGCGCTCGTGCTGCTGACGACGTGGGGCGGCACGACGTACGGCTGGGGCTCGTTCCCGATCGTCGGGCTCGGTGTCCTCGCGGTCGTACTGATCGCGCTGTGGGCGTTCGCGGAACGACGGGCGGCCGAACCCGTCCTGCCGCTGCACCTGTTCACCGAGTCGGTGTTCACGCTCAGCGCGGCGATCAGCTTCGCGGTCGGGTTCGCGATGTTCGGCGCGCTGACGTTCCTGCCGATCTTCCTCCAGGTCGTCCACGGGGTGTCGCCGACGCTGTCGGGCGTGCACCTGCTGCCGATGATGGCGGGCCTGCTGCTGGCGTCGATCGGGTCCGGGCAGGTCATCAGCCGGACGGGCCGCTACCGGATCTTCCCCGTCGTCGGGACGCCCATCGTCGCGGTGGCGCTGTTCCTGCTATCGCGCGTGGACGAGACGTCCTCCACCTTGTCGATGAGCCTGCGGTTCGCACTGCTCGGCTTCGGTCTCGGGCTGGTGATGCAGGTGCTCGTGATCGCCGTCCAGAACCGGGTGCCGTACAGGGACCTGGGGGCGGCGACGTCCGGTGTGACGTTCTTCCGGCAGATCGGCGGCTCGTTCGGTGTCGCGGTGTTCGGTTCGATCTTCAGCAATCGGCTGGCGTCGAACATGACGGACCTGGCACGCCGTGGGGAACTGCCGCCGGGATTCGACGCGCGGGCCGTCCAGGGCAACGCGCGTCTCCTGGACAAGCTGCCGTCCAATGTGCGCGGCCACTTCCTGCACGCCTACTCCGACGCCATCCAGCACGTGTTCCTGTGGGCGGTGCCGGTGGCTGCGGCCGGGTTCGTTCTCGCGCTGTTCCTGCGTGAGGCGCCGCTGCGGTCCACGGCGGCGGCCCCCGACTACGGCGAGGGCGTCGGCGGCGCGTCGGCGCGCGGCTCGCGCGAGGAGATCGAGCGGGCGCTGAGCGACCTCATGCGCCGCGACCCGAACGCCCGCGAGGTGCTGGCCCGGCTCGGCCGGCTGGCGGGCGTGGACCTGCCGCCGGGCAGCATGTGGGCGCTGTGCCGGATCGCGCGCGAGGGGCCGGTCGCGGGGGACGTGCTCGCCCGCCGGGCCGGGGTGGACGTGGAGAAGGGCCGCCCGTTCGTGGACAGACTGGTCGACGGGGGCTACGTCACGCGCACCGACGCGGGCCTGACGGTCACCGCGCAGGGCCGGGACGCGAGCGAGCGCCTGTTCGCGACCCGCGCGCGGGGTCTCGCGCGGCATCTGGACGGCTGGTCCCCGGAGGAGAACCCCGAGCTGACGCGCCTGCTGGAGAAGCTGGCGCGCACGACGCTCGGCGACGACGCGTCGGGACGCCAGGCGCAGGCGGCGGACTGA
- a CDS encoding amino acid adenylation domain-containing protein: MRVARLDRLVREQARVSPGAIAIDAPDGHWTYAELDAAADGVAHALARLGVRRGDRVVLWLPKSARAIAAMQGVLRLGAAYVPVDPLAPADRAALLVADCAPRAVVTDPGRAPQLTAAGVRVPLLTGRTGPAGPVPDVPGRREDDLAYILYTSGTTGTPKGVCLSHRNALAFVTWAAAELRATPGDRFANHAPFHSDLSVLDLYVAFAAGASVHLVPEDAAFAPRRLVEYVTGRRITVWYSVPSALVLMVREGGLAGAGPAALRAVLFAGEPFPPGPLRRLRAALPDARLLNLYGPTETNVCTFHEVTAVDGPVPLGRACCGARVRAVGPDGAEAAPGEPGELVVDGPTVMLGYWGRPQRRGPFATGDRAVLRDGVYHYLGRDDARVKLRGDRIEPGEIEAVLASCPGVAEVAVVVAGTGADARLVAHVVPEGERGPGPLEIRRHCAPVLPPAMIPGDVRHVPALPRTCAGKTDRRRLAAS; this comes from the coding sequence ATGCGCGTCGCCCGGCTCGACCGGCTCGTCCGCGAGCAGGCCCGCGTCTCGCCCGGCGCGATCGCGATCGACGCCCCGGACGGCCACTGGACCTACGCCGAACTCGACGCCGCCGCCGACGGCGTCGCCCACGCCCTGGCCCGGCTCGGAGTGCGGCGCGGCGACCGGGTCGTGCTCTGGCTGCCCAAGAGCGCCCGCGCCATCGCCGCGATGCAGGGCGTGCTGCGGCTCGGCGCGGCGTACGTGCCGGTCGACCCGCTCGCGCCCGCCGACCGGGCCGCGCTGCTGGTCGCTGACTGCGCCCCGCGCGCCGTCGTCACCGATCCGGGCCGGGCGCCGCAGCTCACGGCGGCGGGCGTCCGGGTCCCCCTGCTGACGGGCCGCACCGGGCCGGCCGGACCCGTCCCGGACGTCCCCGGCCGCCGCGAGGACGACCTCGCCTACATCCTCTACACGTCCGGCACGACCGGGACGCCCAAGGGCGTGTGCCTGTCGCACCGCAACGCGCTGGCGTTCGTCACCTGGGCGGCGGCCGAGCTGCGCGCGACGCCCGGCGACCGGTTCGCCAACCACGCGCCGTTCCACTCCGACCTGTCCGTCCTCGACCTGTACGTGGCGTTCGCGGCGGGCGCGTCGGTGCATCTCGTGCCGGAGGACGCCGCGTTCGCGCCGCGCCGGCTCGTCGAGTACGTCACGGGCCGCCGGATCACGGTCTGGTACTCGGTGCCGTCCGCGCTGGTGCTCATGGTGCGCGAGGGCGGCCTGGCCGGCGCCGGACCGGCGGCGCTGCGAGCCGTATTGTTCGCGGGGGAGCCGTTCCCGCCGGGCCCGTTGCGCCGGTTGCGCGCCGCCCTGCCGGACGCCCGGCTGCTCAACCTCTACGGCCCCACCGAGACCAACGTCTGCACGTTCCACGAGGTCACCGCCGTGGACGGTCCCGTGCCCCTCGGCCGGGCGTGCTGCGGGGCCCGCGTCCGGGCCGTCGGTCCGGACGGCGCCGAGGCCGCCCCCGGCGAACCGGGCGAACTGGTCGTGGACGGCCCGACCGTCATGCTCGGGTACTGGGGCCGTCCGCAGCGCCGCGGCCCGTTCGCCACCGGCGACCGCGCGGTGCTCCGCGACGGCGTCTACCACTACCTCGGCCGCGACGACGCCCGGGTGAAGCTGCGCGGGGACCGGATCGAGCCCGGCGAGATCGAGGCCGTCCTCGCGTCGTGCCCCGGCGTTGCGGAGGTCGCCGTCGTGGTGGCGGGCACCGGGGCCGACGCCCGGCTCGTCGCGCACGTCGTGCCCGAGGGGGAGCGCGGGCCGGGGCCGCTGGAGATCCGGCGGCACTGCGCGCCGGTGCTGCCCCCGGCCATGATCCCCGGCGACGTCCGGCACGTGCCGGCCCTGCCCCGGACGTGCGCGGGCAAGACCGATCGGCGGCGCCTTGCCGCGTCCTGA
- a CDS encoding IclR family transcriptional regulator has translation MEETRRPTLIASVRRALHLMETVASHPGGAPAKQLARESGIPLGTAYHLLRTLAHEGYAARLPDGLWVLGDRVGALEGGSRPHRLLTRIRPTLTALRDELGMAAYFGMRVDDEIRILDIADGPRAPRVDLWAGFADAAHATAIGKCVLSQADEEWRRSYVTRRVLADLTPRTITDPDRFLTALRAPRDLWLDREEYALGTVCAAVPVTDATGGVTGALAVSCPAPRLPEVERSAHRLRAAADRIERTLTLTLG, from the coding sequence ATGGAGGAGACACGCAGGCCCACGCTCATCGCGTCGGTGCGCCGTGCCCTGCACCTGATGGAGACGGTCGCGTCCCATCCGGGCGGGGCGCCCGCCAAGCAGCTCGCGCGCGAGTCCGGCATTCCGCTGGGCACGGCCTACCACCTGCTGCGGACACTGGCGCACGAGGGCTACGCGGCGCGGCTGCCCGACGGGCTGTGGGTCCTCGGCGATCGTGTCGGGGCGCTGGAGGGCGGGAGCCGTCCGCACCGGCTGCTGACCCGGATCCGCCCGACGCTGACCGCGCTGCGCGACGAACTCGGCATGGCCGCCTACTTCGGGATGCGGGTGGACGACGAGATCCGCATCCTCGACATCGCCGACGGCCCGCGGGCCCCGCGCGTGGACCTGTGGGCGGGTTTCGCCGACGCCGCGCACGCCACCGCGATCGGCAAGTGCGTGCTCTCGCAGGCCGACGAGGAATGGCGGCGCTCCTACGTCACCCGGCGCGTCCTCGCCGACCTGACGCCCCGGACGATCACCGACCCGGACCGCTTCCTCACCGCGCTGCGCGCCCCGCGCGACCTCTGGCTGGACCGCGAGGAGTACGCGCTCGGGACGGTCTGCGCCGCCGTCCCGGTGACGGACGCGACGGGCGGCGTGACGGGCGCGCTCGCGGTGTCGTGCCCGGCGCCCCGCCTGCCGGAGGTGGAGCGGTCGGCGCACCGGCTGCGCGCCGCGGCCGACCGGATCGAGCGGACGCTCACGCTGACGCTCGGGTGA
- a CDS encoding class I SAM-dependent methyltransferase, with amino-acid sequence MQSRGQKKTLTARLLNLLSTRQAPPAHDGDVVQPAAGDGALENHLGGDEARNYRQYEHDTVAPYVGRSMLEIGSGLGHFSENFAGRLDYLAVSDNDPYCVGELRKRYADSADVEVIDLELPAEIGIRQKVDTVVMMNVLEHIKDDVQALRDLAAVTQPGGRIVIWVPGYMQLYGDFDRKVGHVTRYTPATLRASVEEAGLKAEVLKPINFLGGIAWWVAVRRGGTGYPDPRLVRIYDRTVVPLTRLIERFVRPPFGQTVLCVARVPS; translated from the coding sequence ATGCAGTCACGAGGTCAGAAGAAAACCCTTACCGCCAGGCTTCTCAACCTCCTCAGCACACGCCAGGCACCTCCGGCGCACGACGGCGACGTCGTCCAACCCGCCGCGGGGGACGGGGCGCTGGAGAACCACCTGGGCGGCGACGAGGCCCGCAACTATCGTCAGTACGAACACGACACGGTCGCTCCCTACGTGGGACGGTCGATGCTGGAGATCGGCTCCGGACTGGGGCACTTCTCCGAGAACTTCGCCGGACGGCTCGACTACCTGGCCGTCAGCGACAACGACCCCTACTGCGTCGGGGAACTGCGCAAGCGGTACGCCGACTCGGCCGACGTCGAGGTCATCGACCTGGAGCTGCCCGCCGAGATCGGCATCCGGCAGAAGGTCGACACGGTCGTGATGATGAACGTCCTGGAGCACATCAAGGACGACGTCCAGGCCCTGCGCGACCTCGCCGCCGTCACACAGCCGGGCGGCCGGATCGTGATCTGGGTGCCCGGCTACATGCAGCTCTACGGCGACTTCGACCGCAAGGTCGGGCACGTCACCCGCTATACGCCGGCGACGCTCCGCGCGTCCGTCGAGGAGGCCGGGCTGAAAGCCGAGGTCCTCAAGCCGATCAACTTCCTCGGCGGCATCGCGTGGTGGGTGGCCGTGCGGCGCGGCGGGACGGGCTATCCCGATCCCAGGCTCGTCCGGATCTACGACCGGACGGTCGTGCCGCTCACCCGGCTGATCGAGCGCTTCGTCCGGCCGCCGTTCGGCCAGACCGTGCTCTGCGTGGCGCGCGTTCCGTCCTGA
- a CDS encoding ATP-binding protein, producing MTTPLASPVLVGRGAELAELRHALADAPGAVLVGGEAGLGKTRLIREFRAGLAGRVLVGGCLELGSDGLPFAPFTTMLRGLVRSIGADGIAEFLPRGDTGGLARLLPEFGEPETDAASGEERARLFELVLILLEGLAGQGPVVLVVEDAHWADRSTRDLLAFLIRNLGAVPLLIVVTYRTDELHRAHPLRPLLAELGRLERVRRLDLERLTRPEVAELAGRILGTDPSHDLVGRIHARSEGNPLFVEALLDADGTLACELPESLRDLLLAGVQRLPEETQEVLRDAAGGGTRIEHRLLSAVSGLDDRALTRVLRPAVAANVLVVDGDGYAFRHALIREALHDDLLPGEYTRLHTRYAEALERDPGLVPAGRVWVELSHHWLAAHDATWALVSAWRAAADARKAVAYAECLAMLSRVLELWERVPDAAERIEADHVEVLEQAASAAEMAGEYERGIKLVGAALRALADDDGARERRAALHMLRGAMLHQLARPGFIEDLRDAVAALDEPTVLRARALSTLAQYGRLTTGIDEARAAATESLEIARRLGDGSAETHALVTLFCVDVDYGDDLGQLAEISAAVRRAGGAHSAILRLSVIESHYLEGVGRHAEAAAVARRGIEQARDFGVARTQGSFLCINRAEPLVSLGRWDDAADVLREAYEQDPAITIRTSLHVLDGEIALGRGDVATAAGHLASAAEVMGPKARWRKTQDYFATLRLQAGIALAEGRPEEALAAIARVVEIPGLPDDARYALPALVLGARAAGQLDDPDAALAPLEARADGLAVRGGAQAAWLATFRAEAAYARGVRDGAAWDDVAAAWQALERPYERAQALERAALATLAAGDRDGAVARIGTATALARTLGAHPLCGRLDELARRLRGPRDAAPLGLTPREHEVLRHVAAGRSNRAIAAELSISAKTASVHVSNILAKLGVATRGEAAATAHRMALFTEPEPSR from the coding sequence GTGACCACCCCACTGGCGAGCCCCGTGCTGGTCGGCCGCGGCGCCGAGCTGGCCGAGCTGCGCCATGCCCTCGCCGACGCGCCCGGGGCCGTCCTCGTCGGCGGCGAGGCCGGGCTCGGCAAGACCCGGCTGATCCGCGAGTTCCGCGCCGGGCTCGCCGGCCGCGTGCTCGTCGGCGGCTGCCTGGAGCTGGGCTCCGACGGCCTGCCCTTCGCCCCGTTCACGACCATGCTGCGCGGGCTCGTCCGGTCCATCGGCGCCGACGGGATCGCCGAGTTCCTGCCGCGCGGCGACACCGGCGGCCTCGCCCGGCTGCTGCCGGAGTTCGGCGAGCCGGAGACCGACGCGGCGTCCGGCGAGGAGCGCGCCCGGCTGTTCGAGCTGGTCCTGATCCTGCTGGAGGGCCTGGCCGGGCAGGGGCCCGTCGTGCTCGTCGTGGAGGACGCCCACTGGGCGGACCGCTCCACCCGCGACCTGCTGGCCTTCCTCATCCGCAACCTCGGCGCCGTGCCGCTGCTGATCGTCGTCACGTACCGGACCGACGAGCTGCACCGCGCCCATCCGCTCCGCCCGCTGCTCGCCGAGCTGGGCCGGCTGGAGCGCGTCCGCCGCCTCGACCTGGAGCGGCTCACCCGCCCCGAGGTCGCCGAGCTGGCCGGACGGATCCTCGGAACCGACCCGTCGCACGATCTCGTCGGCCGCATCCACGCCCGCAGCGAGGGCAACCCGCTGTTCGTGGAGGCCCTGCTCGACGCCGACGGCACCCTGGCGTGCGAGCTGCCCGAATCATTGCGCGACCTGCTGCTCGCGGGCGTCCAGCGGCTCCCCGAGGAGACGCAGGAGGTCCTGCGGGACGCGGCGGGCGGCGGCACCCGCATCGAGCACCGGCTGCTGTCGGCCGTCTCCGGCCTGGACGACCGCGCGCTCACCCGCGTCCTGCGGCCCGCCGTCGCCGCGAACGTGCTCGTCGTGGACGGCGACGGCTACGCCTTCCGGCACGCCCTGATCCGCGAGGCGCTGCACGACGACCTCCTGCCCGGCGAGTACACGCGCCTGCACACCCGCTATGCCGAGGCGCTGGAACGCGATCCGGGGCTCGTCCCGGCCGGACGGGTCTGGGTCGAGCTGAGCCACCACTGGCTCGCCGCCCACGACGCGACCTGGGCGCTCGTCAGCGCGTGGCGGGCGGCGGCCGACGCGCGCAAGGCCGTCGCGTACGCCGAGTGCCTGGCGATGCTGTCGCGCGTGCTGGAGCTGTGGGAGCGCGTCCCGGACGCCGCCGAGCGCATCGAGGCCGACCACGTCGAGGTGCTGGAACAGGCCGCGTCGGCGGCCGAGATGGCGGGCGAGTACGAGCGCGGGATCAAGCTCGTCGGCGCGGCCCTGCGCGCGCTGGCCGACGACGACGGCGCTCGGGAGCGGCGCGCGGCGCTCCACATGCTGCGCGGCGCCATGCTGCACCAGCTCGCCCGGCCCGGCTTCATCGAGGACCTGCGCGACGCCGTCGCGGCGCTGGACGAGCCGACCGTGCTGCGCGCACGGGCGCTCTCCACCCTCGCCCAGTACGGCCGCCTGACGACCGGCATCGACGAGGCCCGCGCCGCCGCCACCGAGTCGCTGGAGATCGCGCGCCGGCTCGGCGACGGCTCGGCCGAGACGCACGCGCTCGTCACGCTGTTCTGCGTGGACGTCGACTACGGCGACGACCTCGGGCAGCTCGCGGAGATCTCGGCGGCCGTCCGGCGGGCGGGCGGCGCGCACAGCGCGATCCTGCGGCTCTCCGTCATCGAGTCCCACTATCTGGAGGGCGTCGGACGCCACGCCGAGGCCGCCGCCGTCGCCCGGCGCGGCATCGAGCAGGCCCGCGACTTCGGCGTCGCCCGGACGCAGGGCAGCTTCCTCTGCATCAACCGCGCCGAACCGCTCGTGTCCCTCGGCCGCTGGGACGACGCCGCCGACGTGCTCCGCGAGGCCTACGAGCAGGACCCGGCCATCACGATCCGGACGTCCCTGCACGTCCTGGACGGCGAAATCGCGCTCGGCCGGGGCGACGTCGCGACGGCCGCCGGGCATCTGGCGTCCGCCGCCGAGGTCATGGGACCGAAGGCGCGCTGGCGCAAGACGCAGGACTACTTCGCGACGCTGCGGCTCCAGGCCGGGATCGCGCTCGCCGAGGGACGCCCCGAAGAGGCGCTGGCGGCGATCGCCCGCGTCGTGGAGATCCCCGGCCTGCCCGACGACGCCCGGTACGCACTGCCCGCGCTCGTACTCGGCGCGCGGGCGGCGGGCCAACTCGACGACCCCGACGCCGCGCTCGCGCCCCTGGAGGCACGCGCGGACGGCCTCGCCGTGCGCGGCGGCGCGCAGGCCGCGTGGCTCGCGACGTTCCGCGCCGAGGCCGCGTACGCGCGCGGCGTCCGCGACGGCGCGGCCTGGGACGACGTCGCCGCCGCCTGGCAGGCCCTGGAACGCCCCTACGAGCGGGCGCAGGCGCTGGAACGCGCGGCGCTCGCGACGCTCGCCGCGGGCGACCGCGACGGAGCCGTCGCGCGTATCGGCACCGCGACCGCTCTCGCCCGCACGCTCGGCGCGCACCCGCTGTGCGGACGGCTGGACGAGCTGGCGCGCCGCCTGCGCGGCCCCCGCGACGCCGCCCCGCTCGGGCTGACGCCGCGCGAGCACGAAGTGCTGCGCCATGTCGCTGCGGGCCGCAGCAACCGCGCCATCGCGGCGGAGCTGTCGATCTCGGCGAAGACGGCGAGCGTCCACGTCTCGAACATCCTCGCCAAGCTGGGCGTCGCGACGCGGGGCGAGGCGGCGGCCACGGCACACCGCATGGCGCTGTTCACCGAGCCGGAACCGTCCCGCTGA